The Ptiloglossa arizonensis isolate GNS036 chromosome 9, iyPtiAriz1_principal, whole genome shotgun sequence nucleotide sequence AGTGTAAGGGGTGGTCGATCGATGTCGACCAAAACATTGCCACATGCCTAGCCAGCGCGGATGCTCTCCGCCGTGTTCCGTAACCCGAGCGTTCGCTCGGAATACGTTTTCTAAACGCGATTACCGTGTACGGCGTTCGCCCGGCGCTCTCTCACGCTTCCGCGGATCCGACTAAACGACCTTTCgaggacaaaaaaaacaacCGCGCCGCTGGAACGCGTCATTTTTCCCACAATTGgaaacgttttcgttcgaaGCGTCGTCCCGGGCGATATTTTCGGAACGTCGAACCACGAATGGGGCTCCGTTCGTCCTCGCGACAACGACCGGCCGCGATTTCGTTTCGCGGAGGCTCGAATCGTTTCAACGGGCAAATCTTTCGCCACATCGTTCGGCGATACTCTCGACCGCCGTGCAATTACTCGATACCGTAGCTCGGAGCGAAAATCCTCGCGACTACGCAGCTTCCTCGAAGGATTCCGCAAATTCGACGCCGCCCCCGGCGGCTTGCACCGAGATCGCGAAAAGAATTCCCCCTTTCGAAATTCGACCGAACGAACGTCGACGAGTCGACGACGGAAAATCTGCGTTCGCGCGTTTCCGGTCGTCTTCGATCCCTCGCTCGCCGATACGATACGGAGCGGTTCGGTTTGAACGGACGCGACGAAGATCGCGCGCAAACGAAACGAGTCGAGAAACGTTCGCTTCCCTTTCGAAGCTACTCTGTGCTTTCGCGCGATACAACATACTCAAACGGAGCACCGTCGCGCCCGATCCAACTTCTCCGTTCGAGAAAGCGATTGAACGCGGCGCACCGACGCGCTTCCTATGGTCGTCGCGTTCCCGCGGTTAGAGCGCGCTCGCGCATTTTACTCGGTAAGTGCGTCTTTAGCTCGTATTCGGGTTGTTTCTGAACGCGTCGAGTCGCGGTTGGACCCGAGTGGACTTATTTTCGGAGCGATCGCGTCGCGAGCCATTGCCCGTTCTCAACGAGCGAAGCGCTCGAAATTACCGCTAAAGAATCGCGCGCGGTGGTTCATCGGTGGTTTTCGAGAATCGGATCGAACAACGCGCATTACGAAAACGCCGCTCGCACGGCCAGCCGCGACCAACGCCGAGAGCCAGAGACAATTTTCCAACCGAAAATTGTTCGCTCGAAGCCGAGTCGCGGCGAAGGATTTCGAAATACGACAAACGCGATTTCGGTGTTCGTAcgaatttttttctcgttttcgagtatcgaaaatCGACCTCGTTTGGATCGGGATTCGTGAAATCAACGAATCCAGCGAAACACGAAAAAGCGATTTGGGAAAAAAAATAGGAGAAATTCCACGGACCTTCGAGGATCGAGCGCTAATCGCGGCGACCGATCGACGGGAAACGAAACCGGGTCTTCGCGCGAACGAACCTTTCCATTAAAATTCTGCAGCGACGCGGGGCGTCTGGTTCtcgacgacgtcgtcgtcgcggcCGTGGTCGTCGAGAAGACCGATACGACGGACcttcgaatcgctcgaaacgaaaagaggcatcgcgatcgatcgaaactgcGATTACTCATCGGTTACTACGAGTTCGCGTAGCCTTTGCGGAGCGCCGCGAACTATATTCGTCCCGAACAATCGACGCGACCTCCGATGAGGAGAAACGACGACACGATGCATTCGGTTAATTACGCAATCGTGGCGTCTACATTTTTCCTGGAAAAGAAACGTAGAGGGGGGCGAAGAGCGAACGAAGAGTGGCAAGTCGGAGTCAGGGGGAAAGAGGGAGAGGCAGAGGAGGTGGAGGCAgcggaggcggaggaggaagaGAAGGAGGGCAAACGATGCAGTCGGTGGTATCGATGGGTATCGTCGACGTCGACGGAAAAAGCGGAGGTCGAAGAGGACGGGTTAATATCCAATTATCCGGAAGCTGAGTCACGTCGCGGAGCGCGTGGATCGCGAGACGAAACGTACCGGATCACCGATTCGAGCCCGAGTCTCCGAGTACGAAGCGATTCCGTGCCGCGCGTGCATTGACCCCCTTCGCCCTCTCGCCCTCTCGCCCTTGCTCGCCGACGACGACATTCTTCTCCCGATCCGGCGACTCGATCGCGGTTCCCCGTACCATCGTCAACCCTCGAGGCGAGCTCGTGCCTTTCGAGCCGGGCTTTCTCTCCCTCGCGAGAGAACCGCGCCGCCCACGTTTCTCCGCGAACGCAGAATCGTCCGCTCTCCAGGGTTGCGAAACAGCGACGGTGGCGGTATCGGATAGCGATCCGTTGCAACCGAACGCCGAGTATTGCACGGTCGGTGGAGGAGAGACGGGGAGCAACCGAAACGGTGCACGGAGCTTCGTAACCCCGTTTCGTGTCCCGATCGGTTACCGCCGCGAAATCCCCCGAACGGTCCTTTCGAACGAGGAGAACACGAACTTTTCGAATCTCTCGCGAATACGTACGTACGCGCGAAGACGACCGGGCGAGGCTGGCcgactggctggctggctggctggcaggCTGGCTGACTGGCTGGTTAGCTGGCTGGCTGACTGGCTGGCCGGAAACGCGAGAGGTCGGTGTCCCGATATCCGTGGTGCGACGCGTCGGGCGTCCTCGTGGCGCTCGCTGGACGTAAACCGAAAGGACGCGCACCCGAGGTTCGCGTCTTCTGTCGCGCGAACGCGTGCACCGTGCGCGCACGCGacccacacgcgcgcgcgcccgcgcgcacgcacgcccgCCCgtccgcacgcacgcacgcacgcacgcacgcaagtacgcacgcacgtacgcacgcacgcacgtacgcacgcacgcacccaCGCACGCACCACCCGAAACGCGATCGACGACGGTCcaatgaacggagaaagaacgcgCGCACCGAGAACCAGAAACGGAAAGGAAACCAGCACGCGCCGCCGCCTTTTCCTACCAGCGAACTGTGCTCGCGAACGCCGATCGTGCCGAGGGTTGAATGCGAACCAGCGGAGGGGTAAGAAAGTGCGCAGTAAGGAAAGGATGGGCCCCGCCCCTCCGATACCCCACCGACACCCGGCTCCATCCCCACCGTACGGCCGCACGCCCGCACGCCCGCACGCCCGCACGCCCGCCCGCACACTCGACCGCCGACACGACTACGCTCACCTATATCGCCGTCACCGTCGCGATACGAGCGGTCTTGCGCTACCATCTGGAACCTCACCCCCGCAACTCGCACCACCCTCCCTACTTTTATCGCCCGTAGGTGTTCTTACGTCcggtcgcttcctcgtttcgcgCGGTTCGAACGCAAAGTTCACGGGCGATCCCTCGAGATCCGAGAACGCGGGAACGGGTTTCGCTTCGACCTTTGGTATTCTCGCTCGAGCCCGGATCGCGAATCTTCCGCTTCCGACGACCATCCGCGCCGACGATCCTCCTTCGCGTTGGATTCTCACCGCGCGTCCTCCTTTCTCCCGAGACGCGTTTCTAGACCGACCGGTACAATTTTTAACCCCGCGCGACTGGACCGCCGACCGTGCGCGATCGAAGAAAGTTgcctcgcgagcgagcgagcgaccgagcgacGGGACGCGTTTCAACAGGttgcttcgttcgcgagatcgaACCTTGTCGTTTAGAAGGGAGAAAAATATCCGCGTTCCTACCACCTGCACCGTCTTCTTCTCCGGCGAAATAATACCACGGCGGAGTTCCTGGTTCGTCGCGACCTGGAATTCCAGggccgcgcgcgcgagagaccgCGAGAGAGCGCGAGAGAGCGCGCAACAGTCCGGTGGACCGTGGGAAAACCGAGACCCTCCGCGACGCTCTTTCGGAAACGATCGACCGCGATTCGATCTTACGGCCACCGATAcccgaacgaacgattcgatggatcgatcgatctcgttaCGCGCGGTTTACGCGATCGAAAGGTAACGGTATCGAGGACAATGGGAATCCGTCGTTACGTGGTCGCGCGTTCCTTCGAAACAGCGATCGCTCGGACCGCGAGCCTCGAGATACGCCAGCTTCCGTCGGTGGATGCGAAACGACAGAAGTCACGCCATCCAACGGCGAGCCCGAAAACTGCGCGACGTGGTCCGTTCCACGGTGATAAGCTACCGTTTCgcggtgaacttttcccctttgcgaTATTCTCTCGCGGCCTCGAACCGGCGCCGATCGCGTTTCCCCTCGGCACGCGATCGTACGCGATTTCCGCCCTTGCCGCGAATTCATCGGGTACGGGTACCCGGGTCGAAAGGGCACCGCGAACTTCGCGGAACGAGCGGTCGAACGAAACGCTGGCTAAGGAtaacgagaatcgacgaaaaagGAGACGAGACGGAAGGAACCGAAGGAGACCAAAAGGGAACGACCGATCGACTCCGAAGAGGGAGACGAACGCGGGCAAACTTGCTCGCACCGAGAACCGGCAACGGGACCAAACGGAACGAGGAGATTCTAGGGGCTGGAGAGGGGCAGCGAGAAAGATTCAAATATGGCGCGAGGTAGCGATGGAATGTGGTTGTTCTATACCCTAGCGAGACGTTTCGTTTTGCTCGGTTTGGCCATGCTCGTTGGACCATCGTCGGTACGGTTTTTTCCCTTCCTCCCTCTTTCTtcgctttgttcttcgttccgcTTCTCTCTCACCAGCGTCACCGGCACCGCGACCAGcatcgccaccgccgccactgtcgtcgtcatcgtcgtcgtcaccGTCAACGTCATCGTAACTCCCTCCCACTCTTTCTCTcggatgctccgtttctttcgacgagtcCGTTTCTCGAGCAAAGCACGGTCTCTCGTAACGAGGTTTCTCCGCGCGTCTCTCTTTCCGTCTCGTTTTCGTTCGAGCCGCGAAAGGGAGTAGGCAGGTTCCCGCCGGTTCCGTGTTTCTCGATGTCGCCGAGACACGATTCGACGGGATCCACCTTCGTTGTTCCCTGGTCGAACGAACCACCGTATCCGAGAGTGGAATTTCCCCGCGGAAAGAAcgccgtttcgttcgttcggatcCCGGGAGTCCGCGTTCGCGAGCGCGTGACGCATCGAGAGCGGCGGTAGGCTCGGACAAGGTGTTATCCGCGTCCGTCGTCTATTATTGCGCAGTAGAGTGCGCTCGAGTTGACGCGAGTCCACTCGATTTGGCCGAACCAACGACGCACTAGGCGGGGTGAAATAGAAACGCTAGACTCGCGCTCGCTTCGAAAGGCAGCCAGGCTCTCGCACGCGCAGCttgcgtacgcgtacgcgcacCCGAGTATCCGGCTTTTCTAGCAGTGCTCGCGCCGCGTCGTGCCgcaccgcgccacgccgcgccacgccgccagACCGAACGAGAAGCCTCTTCGTTTCGCCTACGCAACGCTTCGAGTCTGGATAGAAATCTAGATCGCCCATAGAAAACATCGCTCGCTCCACATTCCGTCGCGCAtgcctgtttctttttttatccgtTTCCAGCACCGATTcgaccggaccggaccggaccggaccctaccgcatcgcatcgcatcgcatcgcatcgcatcgcatcgcttCCTTTGATCGCTccgtcttttttttctcttcctgcTTTTTCTTCGACGACCGTGACTTTGACCGTCCGTATCGGCCACTTTCGGTTATCGATTACCGATATCTCGCGTGGTTGATGTTTTTCGCGTTCCACGGAGAAAAAGAGTTGCGAAAGCAGCAAGGAGgatgcgggcgcgggcgcggaccCACCGTGACGCGATGAGATTTCCATAGCATCGGTGTCAAGGCGCGCGAAAAAGACTCCTCGAGATCCGTGTCGAGTAGAAGCGAATCGATTTCCAAACGTCTTTGGCCTCTGGCAGCGATCCTCTCCTCGTCGCCCGAGTAACGATAATTGGAACGTTTCGGTATCGATTGCGAGGACCGATCCGCGTTCTCTTTACTCTCCGAGGATGCTGCGCGGATTCTCGAGGAACGACGCGTTCACCCATTCCCCCCTCGCCCTCCCAACCCCCTCGAGCTCACAGCCAGACGCAAAGTCGAGACCGCGTATCGTTCGCTCCGTGCGTCTAGCCGGGTGATAATCTGGGACA carries:
- the LOC143151423 gene encoding uncharacterized protein LOC143151423, with translation MVVGSGRFAIRARARIPKVEAKPVPAFSDLEGSPVNFAFEPRETRKRPDVRTPTGDKSREGGASCGGEVPDGSARPLVSRRVRAGVRACGRAGVRPYGGDGAGCRWGIGGAGPILSLLRTFLPLRWFAFNPRHDRRSRAQFAGRKRRRRVLVSFPFLVLGARVLSPFIGPSSIAFRVVRAWVRACVRACVRTCVRTCVRACVRACGRAGVRARGRARVWVACAHGARVRATEDANLGCASFRFTSSERHEDARRVAPRISGHRPLAFPASQSASQLTSQSASLPASQPASRPASPGRLRATINESDTTGEETRRPEAFTSASSRGYRGSRDRDTKKERLETVEETRGDGGGNGGGGGGGGGGSGGGASELSIILLARTKKTRGSRHERRTSPVA